The Apostichopus japonicus isolate 1M-3 chromosome 14, ASM3797524v1, whole genome shotgun sequence region TCGTACTGTTTGCTCTCACATTGAAAACATGATCAAGGGAGTAACTCTGGTATGTGAATTTCAGTGATGATCATTACAAGTGAAGGTGTGAATTAGTTATAAAATAAGTTAGAATTCATATTAAATCAAGGTCTTACAAGAAAATGGAAAGTGGTAGGTAGCTACAGCATGAGTATAAAAACAAGGACTGATTGTATGGTACAAGTTACTTCAACCTCGTATTGATGTAAACATTATCTAAACAATAGTTAGCTTATGGGCAGGAAGTTATGTTCCCCTACAGCATGACAAACTCTTGTTACACACATACGTGGGGCTTATTGTCACTTGTGTGAAAGCAATGTGGTCGCTAGGATAGTGGTACTACCATTTGTGACTTAACGGAGCAGTTATTTGCCTTTGGTGATAGCCTCACAGCCAGGTAATACTGATCTGCAATACTTGAGGGTGTGGGGACCAATGGTCTCTGAAATTTGCAAAAGTAACTTtaaaaaagtgaaatatatattttgagatCCTTTTATCTGCAAAGGAGATATAGTGAATGCTGTTTTGACACCACAATCTGAATCTCTGGCCAAGAAACACCCATTTTGAGCATTGTAGCATACTGCAATGAATTTTAGCAGTCTCGAAAACCATGGAAAACACACAGTGGCACTATTTTCACGTTCATTTAGGTATTATGCAATAATTTTGTGGATGGTTATAACTCCCAGATCGCCTGGGTTACAAAGTCAGATTTATCTCTTGACTTTGTCTTGTGTATATTGGAACAGTTTGATGGGCGGTATTCTGCAAGGTTAGAGAAGCAGTTACATGAggatattttgtcaaaattttgtGATATGGCATGGACTGACCCTTTCAGGAACTACATGCTTGTGCAGTTGCTGCTTCTCTTTTCTATGTACATGATTGTAGAATGGCTGGCTGAGCACTGCTACAAAAATTTGTGTCTTCTTCctcttgtttgtttcatttttggttGAAACCAACAATGTAAGCCACAAACATCTATAACTTGTTCTgtaacatcttttttttttttcaaatttataagAGATGAAGTTCAAGTACTatagatttttttctctttaagtgCATGCACACAGTCAGCAGTAGttcattttgtaaacatttcttgttttcttcttttgatagtggtaaccatttttcttctttacagGGTTTCCTGTACAAAATGAGATCAGCCTACGCTCATTTCCCAATCAACTGCAACGTGAAAGAAGAGGGAACTATGCTGGAGGTCAGGAACTTCCTCGGTGAGAAGCTGATCCGACATGTCAGGATGAACCCAGGTGTCTTGGTATCCCTGTCGCCAAAGCAAAAAGACGAACTGATCATTCAAGGGAATGACGTGGAACTGGTATCATCGTCTGGTAAGTCTTTCCCCTTCCCACCGTgacctccatcccccaccccccccaaataaaaggTCACATGACATTGGTCTTTTCTATACTTGTTGATCTATACTTGTTGAATTATCTACCCAATACAGAATATCTCATTGAAGTCAAAACTTTGTAGTTACATAGATGGATTTGCTTTTCTACACGCTGTAGTTTTTGTGGGATAGTAACACAAGTGTGCACAAGACCTACTCTTGTTGACAGTCATCATCTGTGAATGAAACTTCCTTGCCAAAATTCCAGGATCCTGTTATTGTCTTTTCCTCCGACATGGCTCAAAGAAAAATGTCTTCTTTGTTTATCTAGTCCCAGTTAGAGAGTTGCTAAGTTGTCACCATTGACAAGTTGGACTTTGTGTTTTATTAAAAATTGTGGATTGTTCAGTACATTTGTCGTGCAGTACCTGCTTATCTTTTCTATGTACATGGTTGTAGAACGGATAGCAAGGGCACTGCTACAAAAAAATCTGTGTCTTCTTCCTCTTGTTTGTTTCATGTTAGTTGAAACCAACAATGTAAGCCACAAACATATACATTTTCAGGTATACTCAGATGATTGACATTGTAAAATACGTCGGCCAGCCAAATACATTCCACACAGCTGGTTGAAAATCTCAACTTAAATTACCAGAGCTGTTTAATCCAAACTCAGAAATGGTTATTCGAAGGCAACTCTTTTTCTATCTCTAAATAACATAACTTAAAGAATTGAAATACATTTGTATGTTCTGTGAATTTACATGGTAAAATGTCCAAAAACTAACTTTCCTAATGACCATGTTGGTAATTTTCTATTTGGCATGCTCGCTATGCTTTCACAGCACTCTGCATTTCAGATATCATTAGATGCACGTTTATATAAgaatttgtctttcttttccaaAACACGTTTAGGACATTTCAAAGGAAAACAATTGACCAATTTTTCAGAGATAAGAGACAAATTTCTGAGCCTTCAAActgttgcacaaaatttgaacaccaaATTATTCTCTGGTACAGAGAGAAAACTTACTAAAGACATTTCTCATATTAGATTTTGTGTTTAAGTGTCCTTTAATTGGTTGACAGTTCTTGTTTGCATTATCTCTCATTTTGCAGCTGCCTTGATTCAGCAATCTACCACTGTCAAGAATAAGGACATCAGAAAGTTTTTGGACGGCATCTACGTTTCAGAGAAGACCACGGTGGTTGAACCAGTAATAGAATGAGATGGGATGTAATACTGAGTGAtgtaaaattatgaaaacaaaaaaacaataaaaaatgtttAGAAAAGAACAACATTTGTGTAGTGTTTTGATCTTTATCATAAAAGCTTAAATGATGGTTGGGTCTGCGCCTCCTTCGATGAAATTCCTTGAGAAAGTTTGCAATATAGGAATTGTTTGGATGAATGCACACTAAAACACATTTGATGGAAGCTTCAAGCTTGGAGCATTACCCTTCTGAGTTAACTTGCAAGAGAGTGATAGGCAgtgaaattattttgttattggAGATGTGGGACAGCAAGGTTGCAAGTGAACAGAACTAAATCAGTGGTTCTTAAAGTGGTTCCTGCTGCCCTGCCCCAGGGGCATTGGGATTCTCAGGGGGGATACAGGGTATATGGGGAGTAGGGGGCTTTGGCACTGATTTGGGGGTCCCTGGCGATTACGACACATCACTGCAGCGATCTGGCCTTGACATAACTGGGAGAGGGGATCTGCGTCTCTTCCTCACTAAGATGGAACCAGACATCGTTATCCCGCAGCGTTACACCAAGCTCACCCTTCACACTGACTGAACTACATTTGGGCTCTCTATACCAGTTTCACAGGATGCCTGCCTTCTGCAGGTTTTTGTTGTTCTTGCAAACAGAAAGTTaactgagaaaaaaataaatattgttgagAGAAAATTCATCATCTTGTAGGGAATGTAGGCTATTTTTTAATTCCTATATGCATATCTTCGGACAATCTGATTGCTCACTTGAGCGGCCGATTATGAACGGTAGGTcaagggggtagggggaggggggcattggGACAGTTCAAGATGGTCGAAGGTGGCGGTTGTCTAAAAAGTTTGAGAACCACTGAATAAATGTTTAGCTTGTTTTTGTAGATTTAAAACAGTTAATGAATTTTATTACGGAAAGTCAACAAAAGGTATATTCTAGGTTTGAAAACCAAACATGGTCAGAGAACTGGTACACTCTCAGCACTGCTCTTGCAGTGGGATCGTGGTCCAAAATTGACTAGTGCTGCACAATCTGTCATTCTTACTAAATTTGGTAGCAAGAAATATTGGTGATCTTAAATTCCATGTATCGCCTTACAGAATTGTCTATTAGGGTAAGTTGTCGCATCAAAGAATTGTCTACTTTCACAAATTTCATACTGACCTTTATAAGATATACTGAAACACAAAATGATAACACTGACTGTATGGTAGAATTTTGTGAATAATATATTATCAACTTTGAAGCCAACCATGGAACCATTACacagaaaatatatttacacGGAAGTTAATTTAAAAACTACTtttaaaaagaaacacaaaatacTGGTAACAAGATTTTGTCTATGTGCAACTAAATATAAACCAACATGGGTCATGAACTTTATTCCAACCTAAATTATTCACCATCTTAGGACAAAAAGGAATGAAAATTGCACAAAAGTCTTCAAAGAATGAGCAGACTTACAAGGACTTCATTTTGCTTCATAAATGAAGAAATAGTTTGAAGAAATCATTTTAcctccctaccccctcccaAAAATATTAGGAAAAACCAATCTGTTGTAACAAGTTGCAGAACTGAAGATGGCAATACACTTAAAGATATGTATTATTTTACACACATCATTGCTCGTCTCAGTGCCTTAGATAAAAATGCGCTTCAATTTGCATGccgggtgggtgggtgagggtTACAGCCTGTGGATATTAAGAGAGCCCAAGATATTATGGCAAGGGCTGGGAAAATATGGGATGAAGAATACTGTATTTGAATTTTATATACTTAAAAttgggaaagggggaggggcagcTGTCGGTCTGGATGGGGCAGTGAAAAAGCTGCAAGTGCATAAACAAATTCACTGGTGAATATCAAGGGTCCTTGAATAAATacaaaagcaaattttgaaatcCACTAGTTTGTA contains the following coding sequences:
- the LOC139980239 gene encoding large ribosomal subunit protein uL6-like isoform X1, yielding MNNKAHCRFSKPFNMKVIHSDRTVKIPKDVDIHVRSRIVTVTGTRGVLKKNFKHLAVDIQMVGKKQVLVTKWFGTKKQLASVRTVCSHIENMIKGVTLGFLYKMRSAYAHFPINCNVKEEGTMLEVRNFLGEKLIRHVRMNPGVLVSLSPKQKDELIIQGNDVELVSSSAALIQQSTTVKNKDIRKFLDGIYVSEKTTVVEPVIE
- the LOC139980239 gene encoding large ribosomal subunit protein uL6-like isoform X2, which produces MKVIHSDRTVKIPKDVDIHVRSRIVTVTGTRGVLKKNFKHLAVDIQMVGKKQVLVTKWFGTKKQLASVRTVCSHIENMIKGVTLGFLYKMRSAYAHFPINCNVKEEGTMLEVRNFLGEKLIRHVRMNPGVLVSLSPKQKDELIIQGNDVELVSSSAALIQQSTTVKNKDIRKFLDGIYVSEKTTVVEPVIE